A window of Deinococcus ruber genomic DNA:
CTGTCCCTCGGATAGGGGGGCTGGGGGGGTAGGCAACCAAAGCAACATCCGATCTCCCAACAGACCGCACCCCCCCTGTCAAGACGCCCTGACCCCACCCCCCCTCAAGACGCCCTACACTTGACCCATGCTCGATACCATCAAAGGCTTAGCCAAAAAGACCGATTCCAAGATTCTGATGGTGGTGCTCGACGGCATAGGCGGCCTGCCACTGGAACTGGGCGGCGATACCGAACTTGCGACGGCTCACACCCCCAACCTCGATGCGCTGGCCCCCCTCGCTCAGCTCGGTCAGGTCGAACTGGTCGGCGCTGGCATCACCCCTGGCAGCGGCCCCGGCCACCTGAGCCTGTTTGGCTACGATCCGATCAAGTTCGTGGTGGGGCGCGGCGCACTCAGTGCGGTGGGCATCGGCGTCAAGCTCGGATACGGCGATGTGGCGGTGCGCGGAAACTTCGCCACGCTGGGCGCAGGCCGCATCGTGGAAGACCGCCGTGCGGGCCGCCCAAGCGACGAGAAGAACGCCGAAATCGTGGGCAAGCTCAAGGCCGCCATTCCCGAGATCGACGGCGTGCAGGTCGAGATCTATACCGAATCCGAGCACCGCTTCGTGGTGGTGTTCCGCAATCCCGGTGCGCCGCTGGGAGCCAACCTCTCGGATGTCGATCCGCAGGCGACGGGCGTGCAGCCGCTGACCGCCGAGGCCCATGACGAAGCCAGTAAAAAGACGGCGGAGCTGGTCAATGCCTTCGTGGCGCAGGCCGAAGCTGCTCTGAGCGCAGAACCGCAGGTCAACGGTGTGCTGTTCCGGGGCTATTCCGATGTGCCGCACTTCCCAAGCTTCGACGACATCTATCAGCTCCGCGCCGCCTGCATCGCCAGTTACCCGATGTACAAAGGGCTGGCAAGTCTGGTCGGCATGGACGTGCTGGAGGTCGAAGGCCACGAAGACGCCCTAAGCGGCAAGGTCGAAGCGCTGAAGGCCAACTGGGACAAGTACGACTTCTTCTACTTCCATGTGAAGAAGACCGACAGCACCGGAGAAGACGGCGATTTTGCCGAGAAGGTACACAAGATCGAGCTGTTCGACGAACTTCTGCCCGAACTGCTGGCCCTGAAACCCGATGTGATTGCCATCGTGGGCGACCACAGCACGCCCAGCAAACTGATGAGCCACAGCTGGCACCCGGTTCCGCTGCTGATCGCCAGCCAGTACGCCCGCAAAGATGCCGCCGTGCGCTACACCGAGGAAGAGGCCGCCAAAGGCACACTCGGCCTGCGAAAAGGCACCGACCTGATGCCGCTGCTGATGGCAAACGCCCTGAAATTGCAGAAGTACGGAGCGTAAGACAGCGCAGGCGTCAGAAAAGTTTTAAAGAGCAACAGCCGCCGGGGACTCACCCTGGCGGCTGTTGCCTTTTCCCTGCTCCGTTTACTGCTGCGGAGCGCTCTGCTGCACCAGCGTCACCTTGCCGTTGGCGTCCGACTGGCAGGCGAAGGGAATCGACTGGCTGCCCAGACCCTGACGGCTGACCGCGACCGTGCTGCTGAGCACCCAGCCCGCCGCCTTGGGGTCGGGGTTCGAAACTGCGCCCTCTACCAGCGATTTCGGATCGTACTCGGTGGTAAAGACGGCGTTCTGCGATTTGCCCACCGAGGTGGCAAATTGATCGAACTGCGTCTTGCACTCCTCGATAAATTTATATTTGCTGATCTTGTTGCGGGCCACGTCGTTGACGTAAGGGTTATGGTTCGCCGTGAAGATGGTGACGAAGGTGAGCAGCGCCAGCGTCAGCAGGATGGCGATCCACAGGACGGTACGGCCAGCATTGTTCGGTGCCGGTCTGGAGGGCGGGCGAGACACAGAAGGACTGGACATGATGCCTCAGCATAGCGCGGCCCGCCTGAGCAGATGGCAAGAAAAAAGACGCCCATCACAGGCATCTTCTTGGAGTTGAGGGCGGGCGCTGGTCTATGGCCCGTCGGTATACACGCGGCTCGGATAGTAATATTCCTGAAGCAGCAATTTGGCGAGCGCTGTGATCGGTACCGCGACCAGCGCCCCCACGATGCCGAACAGCGCCAGCCCCGACAGAATCGCCAGCACCACCGTGACCGGGTGCAGGTCGGTGGTACGCCCCAGCACCAGTGGCGACAGCAGATGCCCCTCGATCTGGTTGGCGGCCACGAACACCACCACCACCAGAATGAGCTTTAAGATCACAGCCTTGGTGGTGGCGGCCAGCAGCAGCGCCGGAGTGATGGCAATGACCACGCCCAGGTACGGCACGATGTTGAACAGGCCCGCCAGAAAGCCGATGGCCGGAGCGCTGGGAATGCCCGACAGCGCCAGCCCCACACCCACGAACACGCCCACGAAGGCAGCGATGACCAGCTGGCCTTTCAGGTAGCCGCCCACTGCCCGGCTGACGTTGTTCGACAGATCGAGCACGAACGGCTGCCAGGGACGGGGAAACATGCGGATCAGCGTCAGGCCGATCTTGTCGTAGTCGAGCATCATGTAGATCGCCAGAATCAGGGTGGCAAAGCCCTCTGCGATGCTGCTGGCAATGCCGAAGATGCCGCCCACCAGCGCACTCTGGTACTTCTGAAGGTACGGCAGCAGGTATTTCTGCAACGTCTGTGCGCCGTTCTCGGTCAGCGCCTGAAGCTGCACGTCCAGACTTCTCAGGGCTGTGTACTTCCGCGCCAGGGTGTCGAACCAGGTCAGGAAGTTGGCGGTCAGACCCGGCAGTTTCTGCACCAGATCATAGAACTGCGTCACGATGGTCACGAGCAGCGTGGACGCCAGGCCCACCATGCTCAGAATCAGCAGCACCACCACCAGCACGCCCAGACCACGCGGTACCCGGTGCCTGACCAGCCAGTTCAGCAGCGGGTGCGCCAGATAGGCGACGATATACGCGATCAGGGCCAACACGAAAACATGCGACACCAGCCCGAAGAAGCGGTAGGTCAGGTAGATCAGCAGCAGGAAGATAGGAACACGGACATAAGGATTGCGCCACACTGCCTGAAAGGCATTGTCGCGCGAGCGGGGTGACGTCGAATTCTGATTACCGGACGGATTCTGGGGGGGTTGCGACAGCACGTTGGCCTCCACCAGCACGCTACCATGTCGGCCCAGGCCCCCGGACAGGTGACAGCGCCCTTAAGATTATGAAAAGCAGATGGTTGTATGCAGCACAGGCTCCTGACTACACAGGACCACCGCTGAGGAAACAACAGGAAAGCCGTATCAGAACTTGCGCGTAACGACCTGTCCCACCGATCCGAGCGTGCTGACCGGGCCACCAGCCACCGATACGCTCACTCTGCCCGCCGATCCGGTGCGTACCGTGACGCCGCTGGGAAAAGCACGGCTGCTGCCGGTGGCCGGGGTGCCTTCGTACAGAACGCGCCCACTCTGATCGGTAACGCGTGTCCAGGACGCGCCGCTGAAGCTCAGCCGGATGCCGGTGGTCGGCGCTGTGGTAGCGGGCTGAGTCGCAGGTGCGGACGTTGTCGTTGCCACGCCAGATGTCGGACTGGTGGCAGCGGGCTTGGGCGACGTGGCCGGTTTCGGGGGGGCCGGTTTGACGGCTGGCTTTGTCGGAGCGGGCGTGGCCGGGTTGGCGGCAGCGTGCTGAGCGGCCAGTTTCTCGGCGGCGCGGCTGGCGGCAGTTTCGGGCAACAGCGTCACCGTGAGATTCCGGTTGGCGGTCAGGGCGATGCTTTCGCGGTAACTCTGCCGCCCGCTGTACTCGACCCGCAGCGCGGCCTTGGGGCGAGCGTCCAGAGGGAAGTTCTTGACGGGGGTCAGGCCCAGGTAGCGGTTATCGACGTACACCCGCGCACCGCCGGGGCTGCTGACCAGATTCAGCCGCACCTGCCGGGTATTGGGGAGCGTGACTGGGGTCGTCTGAGCGGCGCTGCGAACCGTTCTGGACTGATACGCGGTGTAGCCCACGTACCCGACCAGCCCCAGCAACAGCAGCCCCCCCAGAATTCCGCCGATAACGCCGCCCGGAACCCCAGAACGCCTGCTACCAGCAGCGGGCCGGGAACGCGGTTCGGGGCGCTGCGTCTGAACTTTGGGCTGCGGTAACTGGCGGTCGAAATCGCGCAGCAGCGGCGCACTGTCGAGCCGCAACTCGCGGGCGAAGTTCTGAAGATACGAGCGGGCGAACGGACGCTCCGGCAGTGCCGCGAAGTCTTCGGCTTCCAGCGCCTTGAGATAATCAGACCGGATTTTAGTGCTCTGGGCCACATCCTGAATGCTGAGGCCCAGTCCTTCCCGCGCTGCCTTGAGTTCATTACCAAAGCTCATCGAAACCATCCTCGTCGGTCTGCCCGCCTGCCTGACCTGCCGCTTCACTGTACCCGTCAGGCGACCTGGGAAGTCTGAGGCAAGTCTAACCCGGACGTCTGCGGTGAACTTCAGAGGCTTATGAACCCGACAGCGGGTGCTGATACAGGTTGCAAGTGAATGGGTGCGAAAGGCAGACGGAGTTAGAAAAAGCTAAGAGATGGAAAAACGGTGAAAGCTCAGATCAATTCTATGCTGACAGACACGGAATTCAAACAATCTCGGACTTGACGGGCTTCAGCAGAGACAAAACAGCCAGACAGCGTGAGTAGCTCTGTGAAAACGCCTGAATTTCAGCAGGTGCTGAATGTTGACTCCGCTTCCACGTGTCGCCTCAGCCGTCGTAGGGCTTGCCCGCCGCTTTGGGGGCCGCGCCGCTGCCGGTAAAGATCAGTGCCACGATGGTCACGAGGTAGGGCAGCACCTGAAGCAGACTGCTGGGAATCAGATTGTCGCCGTCGAGCCGGATGGAGAGCGCCTGAAGCAGCCCGAAGAGCAGCGTGGCTCCCAGCACGCCCAGCGGCTTCCACTGCCCGAAAATCAGGGCGGCGAGCGCGATGAAGCCCATGCCCGCCGAGATGTTGCGAACATACGAATCGAGGTTGCCGATACTCAGGAACACGCCCGCCGTGCCGCCCAGCACGCCCGACAGCACCACGGCGCTGTAGCGCACCCGGCGCACGTTTACGCCCATGCTGGCGGCGGCTCCGGGGTGTTCTCCGGTGGCACGCAGGCGCAGACCGTAGGGAGTGCGGTACATCACGTACCACGTGACCGCCACCGCGATAAAGGCCAGATACACCGGGGGGCTGAACTTCAGGTCGCCCACGCCCCACAGCGGCAGCGCGTGCTTGACCGGGGGGCTGTCGCTGCTGGTGCCGTA
This region includes:
- a CDS encoding 2,3-bisphosphoglycerate-independent phosphoglycerate mutase codes for the protein MLDTIKGLAKKTDSKILMVVLDGIGGLPLELGGDTELATAHTPNLDALAPLAQLGQVELVGAGITPGSGPGHLSLFGYDPIKFVVGRGALSAVGIGVKLGYGDVAVRGNFATLGAGRIVEDRRAGRPSDEKNAEIVGKLKAAIPEIDGVQVEIYTESEHRFVVVFRNPGAPLGANLSDVDPQATGVQPLTAEAHDEASKKTAELVNAFVAQAEAALSAEPQVNGVLFRGYSDVPHFPSFDDIYQLRAACIASYPMYKGLASLVGMDVLEVEGHEDALSGKVEALKANWDKYDFFYFHVKKTDSTGEDGDFAEKVHKIELFDELLPELLALKPDVIAIVGDHSTPSKLMSHSWHPVPLLIASQYARKDAAVRYTEEEAAKGTLGLRKGTDLMPLLMANALKLQKYGA
- a CDS encoding AI-2E family transporter codes for the protein MLSQPPQNPSGNQNSTSPRSRDNAFQAVWRNPYVRVPIFLLLIYLTYRFFGLVSHVFVLALIAYIVAYLAHPLLNWLVRHRVPRGLGVLVVVLLILSMVGLASTLLVTIVTQFYDLVQKLPGLTANFLTWFDTLARKYTALRSLDVQLQALTENGAQTLQKYLLPYLQKYQSALVGGIFGIASSIAEGFATLILAIYMMLDYDKIGLTLIRMFPRPWQPFVLDLSNNVSRAVGGYLKGQLVIAAFVGVFVGVGLALSGIPSAPAIGFLAGLFNIVPYLGVVIAITPALLLAATTKAVILKLILVVVVFVAANQIEGHLLSPLVLGRTTDLHPVTVVLAILSGLALFGIVGALVAVPITALAKLLLQEYYYPSRVYTDGP
- a CDS encoding RodZ domain-containing protein, coding for MSFGNELKAAREGLGLSIQDVAQSTKIRSDYLKALEAEDFAALPERPFARSYLQNFARELRLDSAPLLRDFDRQLPQPKVQTQRPEPRSRPAAGSRRSGVPGGVIGGILGGLLLLGLVGYVGYTAYQSRTVRSAAQTTPVTLPNTRQVRLNLVSSPGGARVYVDNRYLGLTPVKNFPLDARPKAALRVEYSGRQSYRESIALTANRNLTVTLLPETAASRAAEKLAAQHAAANPATPAPTKPAVKPAPPKPATSPKPAATSPTSGVATTTSAPATQPATTAPTTGIRLSFSGASWTRVTDQSGRVLYEGTPATGSSRAFPSGVTVRTGSAGRVSVSVAGGPVSTLGSVGQVVTRKF
- a CDS encoding ABC transporter permease: MKLLLEFFTAAFLATFIRSTVPLLLTALGGLFSERSGVVNIALEGLIIFGALTGAIVTQQLDPYLGAAAPWVGWLAGVLVAGGIAWIHALLSIKYRADQVISGTAINLLASGVPAVLLTALYGTSSDSPPVKHALPLWGVGDLKFSPPVYLAFIAVAVTWYVMYRTPYGLRLRATGEHPGAAASMGVNVRRVRYSAVVLSGVLGGTAGVFLSIGNLDSYVRNISAGMGFIALAALIFGQWKPLGVLGATLLFGLLQALSIRLDGDNLIPSSLLQVLPYLVTIVALIFTGSGAAPKAAGKPYDG